The following proteins are co-located in the Deinococcus metallilatus genome:
- a CDS encoding CAP domain-containing protein codes for MLRAKLTLLVGALVALSSLSAQAWAPAEAGLLAGLNRARGQGVTCPGTGRRPAAAPLAASGAHALAARLQAGYMSSSGRITHTGAGGSTPRVRAASTGVRAVSVTEIVYLGAGVNPEGAVRWWLNSPVHCAVLTDRRYTHAGASVVQGSRGTAYVVVLSSQPR; via the coding sequence ATGCTCCGTGCAAAGCTGACGTTGCTGGTCGGTGCCCTGGTGGCGCTGTCGTCCCTGAGTGCCCAGGCGTGGGCGCCCGCCGAGGCGGGGCTGCTGGCCGGGCTGAACCGGGCGAGAGGACAGGGGGTGACCTGCCCCGGCACCGGGCGCCGTCCCGCCGCCGCGCCGCTGGCAGCCAGTGGCGCCCACGCCCTCGCCGCGCGCCTCCAGGCGGGGTACATGAGCAGCAGTGGGCGCATCACGCATACGGGCGCGGGGGGCAGCACGCCGCGTGTCCGTGCCGCCAGCACGGGGGTCCGGGCGGTGAGCGTCACCGAGATCGTCTATCTGGGGGCGGGCGTGAATCCGGAGGGGGCGGTGCGCTGGTGGCTGAACTCGCCGGTTCACTGCGCCGTCCTGACGGACCGGCGGTATACGCACGCCGGGGCCAGCGTGGTGCAGGGATCGCGCGGCACGGCCTACGTGGTGGTGCTGAGCAGCCAGCCGCGCTGA